A part of Gramella sp. MAR_2010_147 genomic DNA contains:
- the tsaD gene encoding tRNA (adenosine(37)-N6)-threonylcarbamoyltransferase complex transferase subunit TsaD, with amino-acid sequence MPDQKINILAIESSCDDTAAAVLCNGKILSNIVATQEVHKQYGGVVPELASRAHQQNIVPVIHQALAKANIDKKDVSAIAFTRGPGLMGSLLVGTSFAKSLSMGLNIPLIEVNHMQAHILAHFIEEDGFDKPQFPFLAMTISGGHTQIVMVTDYFEMKVIGETIDDAVGEAFDKSAKILGLPYPGGPLIDNYAREGNPKTFKFPKPKVDGLNFSFSGFKTAVLYFVQRETRNDPDFVEKNLKDICASIQYTIIGILMDKLKKAVKETGINRVAIGGGVSANSGIRQALKDAEKRWGWTCHIPKFEYTTDNAAMIGIVGYHKYLKKDFADFSVTAQSRYKF; translated from the coding sequence ATGCCAGATCAAAAAATAAACATTCTTGCTATTGAATCTTCCTGTGACGATACAGCTGCTGCTGTACTTTGCAACGGAAAAATACTGTCTAATATTGTTGCTACCCAGGAAGTTCACAAACAATATGGAGGAGTAGTTCCTGAACTGGCCTCCAGGGCACACCAGCAAAACATTGTTCCTGTGATCCATCAGGCATTGGCAAAGGCAAATATCGATAAAAAAGATGTTTCTGCAATCGCCTTTACCAGGGGCCCCGGATTAATGGGATCTCTTCTGGTTGGAACTTCTTTTGCCAAGTCACTTTCCATGGGATTAAATATTCCGCTTATTGAAGTAAATCATATGCAAGCCCATATTCTTGCTCACTTTATAGAAGAAGATGGTTTTGACAAACCACAGTTTCCTTTTTTAGCAATGACCATTAGCGGTGGTCATACCCAAATCGTCATGGTGACAGATTATTTTGAGATGAAAGTAATTGGGGAAACTATAGATGACGCTGTAGGTGAGGCTTTTGATAAAAGCGCAAAAATATTAGGTCTTCCTTACCCCGGTGGACCTTTAATAGATAACTATGCCCGGGAAGGCAATCCAAAGACTTTTAAATTCCCAAAACCTAAAGTGGACGGATTGAATTTTAGTTTTAGCGGATTTAAAACTGCGGTTCTTTATTTTGTTCAAAGAGAAACAAGGAATGATCCTGATTTCGTAGAAAAAAATCTCAAGGATATATGTGCCTCTATTCAATATACCATCATAGGAATTCTAATGGATAAGTTAAAAAAAGCCGTTAAAGAGACCGGAATAAATCGAGTTGCCATAGGCGGTGGGGTTTCAGCTAATAGCGGTATTAGACAAGCCTTGAAAGATGCTGAAAAAAGATGGGGGTGGACATGCCATATCCCAAAATTTGAATATACTACAGACAATGCGGCCATGATTGGAATTGTAGGCTATCATAAATATCTTAAAAAAGATTTCGCAGATTTTTCTGTAACCGCACAATCCAGATATAAGTTTTAA
- a CDS encoding translocation/assembly module TamB domain-containing protein, with amino-acid sequence MKILTKTMVALVLLFIILLIVFSIPAVQTSVAKRLTDSVREKNDVNLSIGRVSLGYFGDIKLNDIYVEDHHADTLLTAKEIRSSILSFTNLINNSPNLGDTRIDGLNMEMKRYKNEDKDNLGILIEKLRKEPTGNSTHFELHAQNVQILNSRYSYIDENLDKQDVLVVDNLSIYANELEIDDENIDIDIGSLKGYEHRGIDIDNLSTQFHYDPNKMNLVGMKLQTPASLIDADLYFNYDLSDFSDFENLVQVEADFRESILSSNDLQAFYDGFGDDQLLQFETKLTGTLNDFKLDNFKLKGLDRTEIYGDFQIKGSFSRQPDTFSLDGSFSDFNTNYYDMVNFLPGALRGKLPESLRDFGNVNLKGNTLVTNSSLDADVILSSQLGSANANFILRNYNSSSASTYKGKLIFKDFNIGRLLDNNQFGKTSFNLDFDGGGFAREDLNTQLKGAISRFTYNNYTYKNIRVIGNLRNPLFNGYFVSDDPNLQMEFNGLADVSEDINVYDFEASVEYADLNTLNFVNRDSISVFKGDVIMNMKGTNIDNAFGDILLLNTSYKNQNDLYYFDDLSVSSSFEGPVRTITINSPDVINGEVKGVFKLNEVGALVENSIGSIYTNYKAQTITTNQYMEFDFDIYNQIVEVFYPEIELAPNTFIRGRVESDESEFRLTFKSPRIDIFNNMVEEINLQVDNTNPIYNTFFEADSVATDFYNFSEFSFINVTQRDTLFIRSEFKGGGGNDDAFNLNLFHTINENNKSVVGIQQSDFKFKDKIWFLNEENNRSNKIVFDNNFRDLKIDSLVMSHQNEEIRLSGEMRDSTYKNFKMKFSNVDIGKITPEIDSLDLAGTLNGDLDLLQEKGAYYPNTNLKIDSLQVNDTYMGNLQMDVQGNTDLTNYSVYAVLQKKGLESLSAIGGINVSGNEPAIDLEVNLNRLNMSIFTALGADVLTDIRGFASGRAFVTGNYKNPNFSGSLRLNKAGLKIPYLNVDIDFQDETRVNLTKQQFVFDNIDIVDTKYKTAGVLDGTISHRNFSEWFLDLSLNSDRMLVLDTKADEDALYYGTAFIDGEATIKGPTDELVIDVNAATERGTVFKIPLSDTESVGDNSFIRFLSPEEKAARLAGEELELPEVKGIEMIFDLDITNDAEVEVVVDKTSGSTLRGRGSGNLLLEINTNGKFNMWGDFIVYEGVYNFKYAGLVQKVFTVESGGSINWDGDPTDAQLDVSAVYSLNANPAVLLENPSVNRKIPVDVVINLQGKIEQPDIGFEIDFPSASSTVKSELQYRIDDRATTELQALFLVTQGTFYSEFGLRGAAIYGTLAERASSIVNDIFANDEGKFQVGVNYVQGDRTPDQQTVDRFGLTLSTQISDRVIINGQVGVPIGGVTESVIIGDLEIEFLLNEDGTLRAKVFNRENNIQFIGEEIGFTQGVGLSYKVDFDTFKELIRKIANTEIAELDSDQERKESAKSLAPDYINFPSADEN; translated from the coding sequence TTGAAAATACTAACTAAAACGATGGTAGCCCTCGTTTTGTTATTCATTATTTTATTGATAGTATTTTCTATTCCTGCAGTGCAAACATCTGTGGCTAAAAGGCTTACCGATTCCGTTCGTGAAAAAAATGATGTAAACCTTTCTATTGGCCGCGTTTCTCTTGGCTATTTCGGGGATATAAAACTCAATGATATCTATGTGGAAGATCATCATGCCGACACGTTATTAACTGCAAAAGAGATTAGGTCTTCTATACTTAGCTTCACCAATCTTATTAACAATTCTCCAAATTTAGGCGATACGCGTATTGATGGATTAAATATGGAAATGAAGCGATATAAGAATGAGGATAAAGATAACCTTGGAATTCTTATAGAAAAGCTGCGAAAAGAGCCAACTGGAAATTCCACTCACTTTGAACTTCATGCACAAAATGTTCAAATCCTTAATAGCAGGTATAGTTATATAGACGAGAACCTAGATAAACAAGATGTTCTTGTTGTAGATAATCTAAGTATTTATGCGAATGAATTAGAAATAGATGATGAGAATATAGATATTGATATTGGAAGTTTAAAGGGGTATGAACATCGCGGGATTGATATTGATAATCTTTCTACCCAGTTTCATTACGATCCTAATAAAATGAACCTGGTAGGCATGAAGCTTCAAACGCCGGCTTCATTAATAGATGCTGATCTTTATTTTAATTATGATCTTTCAGATTTTTCAGATTTTGAAAATCTCGTGCAGGTAGAAGCAGATTTCAGAGAAAGTATACTATCCAGTAATGATCTTCAGGCTTTTTATGACGGTTTTGGTGATGATCAATTATTGCAATTTGAAACAAAGCTCACCGGAACGCTAAATGATTTCAAACTTGATAATTTTAAATTGAAAGGGCTTGATAGGACTGAGATCTACGGAGACTTCCAGATCAAAGGTTCCTTTTCCAGGCAGCCTGATACTTTTAGTTTAGACGGAAGTTTTTCAGATTTCAATACGAATTATTATGACATGGTTAATTTTCTTCCCGGTGCGCTAAGAGGAAAATTACCTGAGTCCCTTCGGGATTTTGGCAATGTGAATTTAAAAGGGAATACGCTCGTGACCAATTCATCCCTGGATGCAGATGTGATCTTGAGCAGCCAGTTAGGCTCTGCAAATGCCAATTTTATTTTGCGTAATTATAATAGCTCTTCAGCTTCTACATACAAAGGGAAACTTATTTTTAAAGACTTCAATATTGGGAGGCTGTTAGATAATAACCAATTTGGCAAAACCAGTTTTAACCTGGATTTTGACGGAGGTGGATTTGCCCGTGAAGATCTTAACACTCAGCTAAAAGGAGCTATTTCAAGATTTACATATAATAATTATACCTACAAAAACATCAGGGTCATAGGGAATCTACGGAATCCTCTATTTAATGGATATTTCGTTTCTGATGATCCAAATCTTCAAATGGAATTTAATGGTCTTGCTGATGTTTCAGAAGATATTAATGTATATGACTTTGAAGCATCAGTTGAATATGCAGATTTGAACACCCTTAACTTTGTAAACAGGGATAGCATTTCGGTTTTTAAGGGAGATGTGATCATGAATATGAAGGGAACCAATATTGATAATGCTTTTGGTGATATCTTACTTTTAAATACGTCTTATAAAAATCAAAATGATCTCTATTATTTTGATGACCTTAGTGTTTCTTCAAGTTTTGAGGGTCCTGTTCGTACCATTACCATTAATTCTCCAGATGTTATTAATGGAGAGGTTAAGGGGGTTTTCAAGCTTAATGAAGTTGGAGCTCTTGTAGAAAATTCTATTGGTAGTATTTATACCAATTATAAAGCACAAACCATCACGACTAACCAGTATATGGAGTTTGATTTTGATATCTATAATCAGATCGTGGAAGTGTTTTATCCTGAGATTGAGCTTGCTCCCAATACGTTTATTCGTGGCAGGGTAGAGTCTGACGAATCTGAATTTAGATTGACATTTAAATCTCCTAGAATAGATATTTTTAACAATATGGTGGAAGAAATCAATCTGCAAGTTGATAATACCAATCCTATTTATAATACCTTTTTTGAAGCCGATAGTGTCGCTACTGATTTTTATAATTTTTCTGAATTCAGCTTTATTAACGTAACCCAGAGAGATACGCTTTTTATCCGTTCAGAATTTAAAGGAGGCGGGGGGAATGATGATGCATTTAATCTAAATTTATTCCATACCATTAACGAGAATAACAAATCTGTGGTGGGTATTCAACAGTCAGATTTTAAATTTAAAGACAAGATCTGGTTTTTGAATGAAGAGAATAATAGAAGTAATAAAATAGTGTTTGATAATAATTTCAGGGATCTTAAAATAGATTCCCTGGTAATGAGCCATCAAAATGAAGAAATACGCTTAAGTGGAGAGATGCGGGATTCTACCTATAAAAATTTCAAAATGAAATTCTCTAATGTAGATATTGGTAAAATCACTCCTGAAATTGATAGTCTCGACCTCGCCGGAACCTTAAACGGAGATCTGGATCTGCTGCAGGAAAAGGGTGCCTATTATCCAAATACCAATCTTAAAATAGATTCACTTCAGGTAAATGACACTTATATGGGGAATCTTCAAATGGATGTACAGGGGAATACAGATCTTACCAATTACTCGGTATATGCGGTCCTTCAGAAGAAAGGCTTAGAATCCCTCTCGGCAATTGGAGGAATTAACGTAAGTGGTAATGAACCTGCTATAGACCTGGAAGTAAACCTTAACAGGCTAAACATGTCCATTTTTACAGCCCTGGGAGCTGACGTGCTTACAGATATTAGAGGATTTGCTTCTGGAAGGGCATTTGTTACAGGGAACTATAAAAATCCCAATTTCTCCGGAAGTCTGAGACTAAATAAAGCGGGATTAAAGATCCCCTATTTAAATGTAGATATAGATTTTCAGGATGAAACCAGGGTAAATCTAACGAAACAGCAATTTGTATTTGATAATATAGATATTGTAGACACAAAATATAAAACTGCAGGAGTTCTGGATGGAACTATTTCTCACAGAAACTTTTCGGAATGGTTTCTCGATCTTTCGTTAAATTCAGATAGAATGCTGGTGCTGGATACAAAAGCAGATGAAGATGCATTGTATTATGGAACAGCATTTATTGATGGTGAGGCAACTATTAAAGGCCCTACAGATGAATTGGTTATTGATGTAAATGCAGCGACTGAAAGAGGCACGGTGTTTAAGATCCCTCTTAGCGATACCGAATCTGTGGGTGATAATTCTTTTATCAGGTTTTTAAGCCCCGAAGAAAAGGCTGCGAGACTAGCAGGAGAGGAGCTTGAATTGCCAGAGGTGAAGGGAATTGAAATGATCTTTGATCTTGATATCACCAACGACGCTGAAGTTGAAGTGGTAGTAGATAAAACCAGTGGAAGTACTTTGAGGGGAAGAGGTTCAGGAAATCTTTTACTGGAGATCAATACCAACGGAAAGTTTAATATGTGGGGTGACTTCATTGTTTATGAAGGTGTTTACAATTTTAAATATGCCGGTCTTGTTCAAAAAGTTTTTACGGTAGAATCTGGCGGTAGTATAAATTGGGACGGTGATCCTACAGATGCTCAATTAGATGTTAGTGCGGTTTATTCTTTAAACGCCAATCCCGCAGTATTATTAGAAAATCCATCCGTTAACCGTAAGATTCCTGTGGATGTTGTAATAAATCTTCAGGGTAAAATTGAACAACCAGACATTGGTTTCGAAATTGATTTTCCAAGTGCCAGCTCTACGGTGAAATCTGAGTTGCAATATAGAATTGATGATAGGGCAACTACGGAATTACAAGCCCTGTTTCTCGTTACCCAGGGAACTTTTTACAGTGAATTTGGTCTTCGGGGTGCAGCGATTTATGGCACTTTGGCTGAACGTGCTTCCAGTATAGTGAATGATATTTTTGCTAATGATGAAGGAAAATTTCAGGTAGGTGTAAATTACGTTCAGGGAGACCGTACCCCAGACCAGCAAACAGTAGATAGATTTGGTCTTACACTTTCTACTCAAATTTCAGATCGGGTAATTATAAATGGCCAGGTGGGAGTTCCTATTGGTGGAGTTACAGAGTCGGTCATTATTGGCGATCTTGAGATAGAATTCTTATTAAATGAAGATGGAACACTTCGGGCAAAGGTTTTCAACAGGGAAAATAATATACAGTTTATTGGAGAAGAAATAGGGTTCACCCAGGGAGTTGGACTTTCATATAAGGTAGATTTCGATACTTTTAAAGAACTTATAAGAAAGATTGCCAATACAGAAATAGCAGAATTAGATTCAGATCAGGAAAGAAAAGAGTCTGCTAAATCCCTCGCTCCAGATTATATCAATTTCCCTTCAGCAGACGAAAATTGA